Part of the Gracilimonas sp. genome, GTAGAACCACTCGATCAAATTTTACCCTGGGCAAAAGAGCACGATATTCGAATCCACATTGATGCTGCTTATGGCGGTTTTTTCAGAACACTTCAAGATTCAGATCTCATCGATGGAACCTCCTGGAAATTAATTGAGCACGCAGACAGTATTGTAATAGACCCCCATAAACATGGCTTGCAACCCTACGGATGCGGTTGTGTGATTTTCAAAGATCCGGCCGTTGGCAAATTCTATAAGCACGACTCTCCCTATACATATTTCACCTCTGAAGACCTGCACCTTGGAGAAATAAGCCTGGAATGTTCGCGGGCAGGAGCAGCAGCCGTAGCGCTTTGGGCCACTTTAGAAATGTTTCCTCTAAAAGAGACCGAAGGATTTGGACCCATTTTAGCTAAATGCCGGAATGCCGCACTTAAAATGCATGGACTCATCGGTACAAGCCAAAAACTTAAGACGTACAAAAAACCGGAACTGGACATACTCGGCTACTTTCCTTCCGAAGCCAAAACAACATCAGAAATCTCAGCGAAATCGAAAAAAGTGTTTGATGCAGGAATGAAAGATCAAACGTTTTATCTTTCGCTTTATCGAGTTCCCGCAGAAACCTTCACTAGACTTCACCCTGAATATGAAGCAGATACCGAAGATGTGATCATATTAAGAAGCGTATTTATGAAACCGGACCAAGAAGAGTTTGTAGAAGAACTGTTGAAACGAATTGAATCTCACATTTGATACTTTAATACAAAAAAGTTCATGGACATCTTTAAACTTATTTTTCAGCACGATCAACGACTGGATAAACTGGCCAAGAGAAATA contains:
- a CDS encoding pyridoxal-dependent decarboxylase translates to MNKSSRKILGKTLNQLSDWRKSFGKWEEDSALFVSDEKAEQVFSRLVQRLKCNFPFHHPIYAGQMLKPPHPLTWAAYAMAMSINPNNHALDGGPPSSEMEKESIAQLAHFFGYGKEFLGHLTASGTIANLEALWVARESQPKKKIAYSENAHYTHERMCSVLRVEGVKIPVLENGGFNLHEINPEEIGTIVVTLGTTGLGEVEPLDQILPWAKEHDIRIHIDAAYGGFFRTLQDSDLIDGTSWKLIEHADSIVIDPHKHGLQPYGCGCVIFKDPAVGKFYKHDSPYTYFTSEDLHLGEISLECSRAGAAAVALWATLEMFPLKETEGFGPILAKCRNAALKMHGLIGTSQKLKTYKKPELDILGYFPSEAKTTSEISAKSKKVFDAGMKDQTFYLSLYRVPAETFTRLHPEYEADTEDVIILRSVFMKPDQEEFVEELLKRIESHI